Proteins from a single region of Pyxidicoccus trucidator:
- a CDS encoding TIGR02270 family protein produces MPVIPEVLEEHLDEASFHWLRWEKALRSSEHDLPDTAAQEERLMAHLDGLVVAGPDAEPLLVPALDSEEPGRVDAAAFALLEGHPKGVDEVLARLRAAPPALRPSLERALELGSSRELDARLVPLLDSDDAALAAAALRVLTARDAVPPEPLERLLRHEVPEVRMAALAAIAGSALTMAPERLLPGLASTHSGIRTATVEAGLTRHLRPALATCRDLLGAEAAEAREAMLLLALGGADADVLLLEERAEAPGQRADALWALGFTGHVRAAEVALRWMEDKSVARLAGEAFSAITGLKPSGPYALPPEEEAVEEEEDLDADLVPGPEAALPRPAARAVQAWWKQHASRFQRGTRYLEGRPLDAAALLGALEGGSMRRRHVLARELAIRSRGSHRVRTLGPTWRQDEDLARARGAGARLDMRPWNRLMG; encoded by the coding sequence ATGCCGGTCATCCCGGAAGTCCTCGAGGAACACCTGGACGAGGCCAGCTTCCACTGGCTGCGCTGGGAGAAGGCACTGCGCTCCTCCGAGCATGACCTGCCGGACACCGCCGCCCAGGAAGAGCGGCTGATGGCCCACCTGGACGGGCTCGTCGTCGCCGGTCCCGACGCGGAGCCGCTGTTGGTTCCAGCGCTCGACTCGGAAGAGCCGGGGCGCGTCGACGCCGCCGCCTTCGCACTGCTGGAGGGACACCCCAAGGGCGTGGACGAAGTGCTCGCGAGACTTCGCGCGGCCCCCCCGGCCCTCCGCCCGTCCCTCGAGCGCGCCCTGGAACTCGGATCCTCCAGGGAGCTCGATGCCCGTCTCGTCCCCCTGCTGGACTCAGACGACGCCGCGCTGGCAGCCGCCGCGCTGCGGGTGCTCACCGCTCGGGACGCCGTGCCTCCGGAGCCGCTGGAGCGGCTGCTCCGCCACGAGGTACCCGAGGTGAGAATGGCCGCGCTCGCCGCCATCGCGGGCTCCGCCCTGACCATGGCACCGGAGCGGCTGCTGCCAGGCCTGGCCTCCACACACTCCGGGATTCGGACGGCCACCGTGGAAGCGGGACTGACGCGGCACCTGCGGCCCGCCCTGGCCACCTGCCGCGACCTGCTCGGGGCGGAAGCAGCGGAAGCCCGCGAGGCGATGCTGCTCCTGGCGCTGGGTGGGGCCGATGCGGACGTCCTGCTCTTGGAGGAGCGAGCCGAAGCTCCCGGGCAGCGCGCGGACGCCCTCTGGGCCCTGGGCTTCACCGGCCATGTGCGCGCCGCCGAGGTCGCCCTGCGGTGGATGGAGGACAAGTCGGTCGCGCGCCTCGCGGGCGAGGCCTTCTCCGCCATCACCGGGTTGAAGCCGAGCGGGCCGTACGCCTTGCCTCCGGAAGAGGAAGCCGTCGAGGAGGAGGAAGACCTCGACGCCGACCTCGTCCCCGGCCCCGAGGCCGCGCTTCCCCGGCCAGCTGCGCGGGCTGTCCAGGCCTGGTGGAAGCAGCACGCCTCCCGCTTCCAGCGGGGAACGCGCTACCTGGAGGGCCGCCCTCTCGACGCGGCGGCGCTGCTGGGTGCCCTGGAAGGCGGCTCCATGCGGCGGAGGCACGTGCTGGCCCGGGAGCTCGCCATCCGGAGCCGGGGAAGCCACCGGGTGCGCACCCTCGGCCCCACGTGGCGGCAGGACGAGGACCTCGCGCGAGCCCGGGGCGCTGGCGCCAGACTCGACATGCGGCCGTGGAATCGGCTGATGGGATAG
- a CDS encoding alpha-2-macroglobulin family protein: MKSVARFAALAALVLSGVAAAKPLYITVPRSYGSQEPVAVDVAFEDKGPVELRVLKPDNLDAFIRAQGDLRRAYQTPPTLNNPGRALSRGLNAVSAPGMWLLDTLNPSFRSEVGDVLPKPPDVPGSGEPLAKVAEGPKKLVGVPPGFTVARSQWLNLDLGGADREFNVPGFNTGGESSGFQERRVVLAPLPAGTYVLQLVQGRVEGQVVLVVSDLTVQLKQTDGEVLVRVAGRDQKPRAGAQVQVYLPKGKGPTGTTDAKGEVTLEVSEPRILATASAGGDTAIVDTDFYSALAVAPDVFIYSDRPIYKPGHEVKYRGLVRQPDTFLARLFTPKKREVTVKLISQEGRALSTRAPVDEFGAFHGTLKVPDDLGTGVLRVEAEVDGQPHQGEARVQDYVKPTFYLEVEPASETVVPGETLRVKVRARRYAGGTPDGAKYEVFLYRSLLDAPAWVDDAGKGGQGSAVTYGSGSSTEGKLSVPERLYSSVAARDATEDPWSSASAFDVNGEAEIEVAVPALAAGEERIPYRYSLTIRARDDQETFANSTTAFFLSKVEVLGVARYSDAVVAKGGEATLSVRATTLSGKPYGVTQGEVEFFSRKPDGEEKSLGKRSFTTAADGTHREKVPTSDVGAVLARVVVKDKKGEKWEGEESLLVIGGADEPVAQVPNLTLASLSGVLEPGNTARLVALMPDGWGPGGRDAGPVWVTLAGASLYDTQVVELKGRTLVHSFSVEKRFGSAVYASVAYPTATGRWEERTVAFRVVPRERTLTVEVQPRRVEAPPLTEQTLDVRVVDHEGRGVVAQLSVGVVDKAVYAIQTEFRPKVLDFFYPPARNNVTNFYSSEFQGYGYGEQLARKMAGLPDHAFASIKPPSRQAKDLEKDTAHWDPVVVTDRDGRATVRFTLPSNQTLWVVTAVAADTSGRFGEGTSEFATRGGLNLYAALPQFLREGDEALASVRLSAGEKSPGSQLLDVKLASLGSLKADQSQHKVELAKGGEKVVPVTLKATSTGAAQLTVDVTGAKDPLKDRKSFQVEPAAVEDTVKVSAWGGGALEVPAPKEATLASVELVLQPSIVDAALSNVRELLTYPYGCLEQLVSTTVPNVAVYQVLQQAGALAKLDTDTQALLAEARSRSVQGTARILNLSVKGGGFTWFGGYDTPSLPLTLIALDGLAYAAEAGLVDRNDPRIIDSSRWLEAQEGLPPEYEATRAYVLARLEGPKQAARVRALVEGAEGGQLYPLALAVLAAEKAGIMKEPALQARINSLVSQSSQGFAKLAAYKPGQEMEMSEAFFRFPLRRVGMTAIAAHAASFGTLDLTRARRRILEMLSEPDLSTFDRSTALLHSLWLLERDAKAFRGMTPPEVKGVKSAVKFSPRGMGLVAVLEPGTRTVDVGGFDGVATLQATTLTPLSAVQPKAEGMSIQRSYYVLREGGKVKLEAGDTVSQGEEVYVELTLDARGESRVRSAYYVVEDSVPAGFVALQEDKAFRGPPHSLPLVPEALRRRVLDPERATFFFEEPAWWSNSPRTVGYVLRAQFPGTFSAPPARIEDMYAASIHGRSAPASLKVVPSKKGTGDL, translated from the coding sequence ATGAAGAGTGTTGCTCGTTTCGCGGCGCTCGCCGCGCTGGTGCTGTCCGGCGTGGCTGCCGCCAAGCCGCTCTACATCACCGTGCCCCGCTCCTATGGCAGCCAGGAGCCCGTCGCGGTGGACGTGGCCTTCGAGGACAAGGGCCCGGTGGAGCTGCGCGTCCTCAAGCCGGACAACCTGGACGCCTTCATCCGCGCGCAGGGTGACCTGCGCCGCGCGTACCAGACGCCGCCGACGCTGAACAACCCGGGCCGCGCGCTCAGCCGGGGCCTCAACGCCGTCAGCGCGCCGGGCATGTGGTTGCTCGACACGCTCAACCCGTCCTTCCGCTCGGAAGTGGGCGACGTGCTGCCCAAGCCGCCGGACGTGCCGGGCTCGGGCGAGCCGCTGGCCAAGGTGGCCGAAGGGCCAAAGAAGCTGGTGGGCGTGCCCCCGGGCTTCACCGTGGCACGCAGCCAGTGGCTGAACCTGGACCTGGGCGGCGCGGACCGCGAGTTCAACGTCCCCGGCTTCAACACCGGCGGCGAGAGCAGCGGCTTCCAGGAGCGCCGTGTGGTGCTCGCGCCGCTGCCGGCCGGCACCTACGTGCTCCAACTCGTGCAGGGGCGGGTGGAGGGGCAGGTGGTGCTCGTCGTCAGTGACTTGACGGTGCAGCTGAAGCAGACCGACGGCGAGGTGCTGGTGCGCGTGGCGGGAAGAGACCAGAAGCCGCGCGCGGGCGCCCAGGTGCAGGTGTACCTGCCCAAGGGCAAGGGCCCGACGGGGACGACGGACGCCAAGGGTGAGGTGACGCTGGAGGTGTCCGAGCCGCGCATCCTCGCCACGGCCTCGGCGGGCGGCGACACGGCGATTGTGGACACGGACTTCTACTCCGCGCTGGCGGTGGCGCCGGACGTGTTCATCTACAGCGACCGGCCCATCTACAAGCCGGGCCACGAGGTGAAGTACCGCGGGCTGGTGCGCCAGCCGGACACCTTCCTCGCGCGCCTCTTCACTCCGAAGAAGCGCGAGGTGACGGTGAAGCTCATCTCGCAGGAAGGCCGCGCGCTCAGCACGCGCGCTCCGGTGGACGAGTTCGGCGCGTTCCACGGCACGCTCAAGGTGCCCGATGATTTGGGCACCGGCGTGCTGCGCGTGGAGGCCGAAGTCGACGGCCAGCCGCACCAGGGCGAGGCCCGCGTGCAGGACTACGTGAAGCCCACGTTCTATCTGGAGGTGGAGCCGGCGTCGGAGACGGTGGTGCCCGGCGAGACGCTGCGCGTGAAGGTGCGCGCCCGCCGCTACGCCGGTGGCACGCCCGACGGCGCGAAGTACGAGGTGTTCCTCTACCGCAGCCTGCTGGACGCGCCCGCGTGGGTGGATGACGCCGGCAAGGGCGGTCAGGGCAGCGCGGTGACGTACGGCTCGGGCTCCAGCACGGAGGGCAAGCTGAGCGTCCCCGAGCGGCTCTACTCCTCCGTCGCCGCGCGCGACGCCACCGAGGACCCGTGGTCCAGCGCGAGCGCCTTCGACGTGAATGGCGAGGCGGAAATCGAAGTGGCCGTGCCGGCGCTGGCCGCGGGCGAGGAGCGGATTCCGTACCGGTACTCGCTCACCATCCGCGCGCGCGATGACCAGGAGACGTTCGCCAACTCCACCACCGCCTTCTTCCTCTCCAAGGTCGAAGTCCTGGGTGTGGCGCGGTACTCAGACGCGGTGGTGGCCAAGGGCGGCGAGGCGACGCTGTCGGTGCGCGCCACCACGCTGTCCGGCAAGCCCTACGGCGTCACGCAGGGCGAGGTGGAGTTCTTCTCGCGCAAGCCGGACGGCGAGGAGAAGAGCCTGGGCAAGCGCTCGTTCACCACGGCGGCGGACGGCACGCACCGCGAGAAGGTGCCCACGTCCGACGTGGGCGCGGTGCTGGCGCGCGTGGTGGTGAAGGACAAGAAGGGCGAGAAGTGGGAGGGCGAGGAGTCGCTGCTCGTCATCGGCGGCGCGGACGAGCCGGTGGCGCAGGTGCCCAACCTCACGCTGGCGTCGCTGTCCGGCGTGCTGGAGCCGGGCAACACGGCTCGGCTGGTGGCGCTGATGCCCGACGGCTGGGGCCCCGGCGGCCGTGATGCGGGCCCGGTGTGGGTGACGCTCGCGGGCGCCAGCCTTTATGACACGCAGGTGGTGGAGCTGAAGGGCCGCACGCTGGTGCACAGCTTCAGCGTGGAGAAGCGCTTCGGCAGCGCGGTGTACGCGTCCGTCGCGTACCCCACGGCCACGGGCCGCTGGGAGGAGCGCACGGTGGCGTTCCGCGTGGTGCCGCGTGAGCGCACCCTCACGGTGGAGGTGCAGCCCCGTCGCGTGGAGGCCCCGCCGCTCACCGAGCAGACGCTGGACGTGCGCGTGGTGGACCACGAGGGCCGCGGCGTCGTGGCGCAGCTGTCCGTGGGCGTGGTGGACAAGGCCGTCTACGCCATCCAGACCGAGTTCCGCCCCAAGGTGCTGGACTTCTTCTACCCGCCGGCACGCAACAACGTGACGAACTTCTACTCCTCCGAGTTCCAGGGCTACGGCTACGGCGAGCAGCTGGCGCGGAAGATGGCGGGGCTGCCGGACCATGCCTTCGCGTCCATCAAACCGCCCAGCCGCCAGGCGAAGGATTTGGAGAAGGACACCGCGCACTGGGACCCGGTGGTGGTGACGGACCGGGACGGCCGCGCCACGGTGCGCTTCACGCTGCCCTCCAACCAGACGCTGTGGGTGGTGACGGCGGTGGCGGCGGACACGTCCGGCCGCTTCGGCGAGGGCACCTCCGAGTTCGCCACGCGCGGCGGCCTCAACCTCTACGCCGCGCTGCCTCAGTTCCTGCGCGAGGGTGACGAGGCGCTCGCCTCGGTGCGCCTGTCCGCGGGCGAGAAGTCCCCGGGCAGCCAGCTGCTGGACGTGAAGCTGGCGTCGCTGGGCTCGCTCAAGGCGGACCAGTCGCAGCACAAGGTGGAGCTGGCCAAGGGCGGAGAGAAGGTGGTGCCGGTGACGCTGAAGGCCACCAGCACGGGCGCCGCGCAGCTCACGGTGGACGTGACGGGCGCCAAGGACCCGCTCAAGGACCGGAAGTCCTTCCAGGTGGAGCCGGCCGCGGTGGAGGACACCGTGAAGGTGAGCGCCTGGGGCGGCGGCGCGCTGGAGGTGCCGGCCCCGAAGGAGGCGACGCTGGCAAGCGTGGAGCTGGTGCTCCAGCCGTCGATTGTCGACGCGGCGCTCTCCAACGTGCGCGAGCTGCTCACGTACCCGTACGGCTGCCTGGAGCAACTGGTGTCCACCACCGTGCCCAACGTGGCGGTGTACCAGGTGCTCCAGCAGGCGGGCGCGCTGGCGAAGCTGGACACGGACACGCAGGCGCTGCTGGCCGAGGCGCGCAGCCGCTCGGTGCAGGGCACCGCGCGCATCCTCAACCTCTCCGTGAAGGGCGGCGGCTTCACCTGGTTTGGCGGCTACGACACGCCGAGCCTGCCGCTGACGCTCATCGCCCTGGACGGCCTGGCCTACGCGGCGGAGGCGGGGCTGGTGGACCGCAATGACCCGCGCATCATCGACAGCTCGCGCTGGCTGGAGGCGCAGGAGGGCCTGCCGCCCGAGTACGAGGCCACCCGTGCCTACGTGCTGGCGCGGCTGGAGGGGCCGAAGCAGGCCGCCCGCGTGCGCGCGCTGGTGGAAGGCGCGGAAGGCGGGCAGCTGTACCCGCTGGCGCTGGCGGTGCTGGCCGCGGAGAAGGCGGGCATCATGAAGGAGCCCGCGCTCCAGGCCCGCATCAACTCGCTGGTGTCGCAGAGCTCGCAGGGCTTCGCGAAGCTGGCCGCGTACAAGCCGGGCCAGGAAATGGAGATGTCCGAGGCGTTCTTCCGCTTCCCGCTGCGCCGCGTGGGCATGACGGCCATCGCCGCGCATGCCGCGTCCTTCGGCACGCTGGACCTCACCCGCGCGCGCCGCCGCATCCTGGAGATGCTGTCCGAGCCGGACCTGTCCACGTTCGACCGGAGCACCGCGCTGCTGCACTCGCTGTGGCTGCTGGAGCGCGACGCGAAGGCCTTCCGGGGCATGACGCCGCCGGAGGTGAAGGGTGTGAAGAGCGCGGTGAAGTTCTCGCCGCGCGGCATGGGCCTCGTCGCGGTGCTGGAGCCGGGGACGCGCACGGTGGACGTGGGCGGCTTCGACGGCGTGGCCACGCTGCAGGCCACCACGCTCACTCCGCTGTCGGCGGTGCAGCCGAAGGCGGAGGGCATGTCCATCCAGCGCAGCTACTACGTGCTGCGCGAGGGCGGGAAGGTGAAGCTGGAGGCGGGTGACACCGTGTCCCAGGGCGAGGAGGTCTACGTGGAGCTGACGCTGGATGCGCGCGGAGAGAGCCGCGTGCGCTCGGCGTACTACGTGGTGGAGGACTCGGTGCCCGCGGGCTTCGTCGCGCTGCAGGAGGACAAGGCGTTCCGCGGTCCTCCGCACTCGCTGCCCCTGGTCCCCGAGGCGCTCCGCCGCCGCGTGCTGGACCCGGAGCGCGCCACCTTCTTCTTCGAGGAGCCGGCGTGGTGGAGCAACAGCCCGCGCACCGTGGGCTACGTGCTGCGCGCGCAGTTCCCGGGCACCTTCTCCGCGCCTCCCGCGCGCATCGAGGACATGTACGCCGCGAGCATCCACGGGCGGTCAGCCCCGGCCTCGCTGAAGGTGGTGCCCTCGAAGAAGGGCACGGGCGACCTGTAG
- a CDS encoding DUF6484 domain-containing protein, translating into MSSPDNSSKKEGGQAESLTERVWESQTGWIVRAREQGRLVVDFEGNTAGPLEARSTVELTPEELRTAIAGRRPVELRFENGDPHLPVVVGVAPVISLNDLLQNLTRPQEEEEGADGALSAEEEGVQIIQAKDEVIIQCGKASITLRRNGRIIIKGTYVETHAEGVNRIKGGSVQVN; encoded by the coding sequence ATGAGCTCTCCCGACAATTCCTCCAAGAAGGAGGGCGGACAGGCCGAATCCCTCACCGAGCGCGTCTGGGAGAGCCAGACGGGGTGGATTGTCCGTGCGCGTGAGCAGGGGCGACTCGTCGTCGACTTCGAGGGCAACACGGCGGGGCCGCTCGAGGCCCGCTCCACCGTGGAGCTGACGCCCGAGGAGCTGCGAACCGCCATTGCCGGCCGACGGCCGGTAGAGCTGCGCTTCGAGAACGGCGACCCCCACCTGCCCGTGGTGGTGGGAGTTGCCCCCGTCATCTCGCTGAATGACCTGCTCCAGAACCTCACGCGGCCTCAAGAAGAAGAGGAAGGCGCGGACGGAGCGCTCTCCGCCGAGGAGGAGGGTGTGCAAATCATCCAGGCAAAGGATGAGGTCATCATCCAGTGCGGCAAGGCCAGCATCACCCTGCGGCGCAACGGCAGAATCATCATCAAGGGTACCTACGTGGAAACCCATGCCGAGGGCGTCAACCGCATCAAGGGCGGCTCCGTCCAGGTCAACTGA
- a CDS encoding AHH domain-containing protein yields the protein MTHLMEPALVNMPGASKDVHDKNCVFCKDAKAKGTESFIGADNNPSTLETRLTAQRVPRRTFTHRKHGAFSSEPHHLMPGNEALKGHPVEKWLATRASGSEVEADTGFDINSHFNGVWLPSVPVSFVGVSGWSWLDPDCQQMAIDLMMTVCLQFHKGNHTNKGGLDRASSQPDRCYINMVEERLDDVVEHVDEWVDKFCPVAKKAKKKKRPPPFFLNDLLYRYVSAYMMKEVSGAPEKWKVFISRVAFAASEKAKAKSKKRPRAASSSASKRPRK from the coding sequence ATGACACACCTGATGGAGCCCGCGCTCGTCAACATGCCCGGCGCCAGCAAGGACGTGCACGACAAGAACTGCGTCTTCTGCAAGGACGCGAAGGCCAAGGGCACGGAGTCCTTCATCGGCGCGGACAACAACCCGAGCACCCTGGAGACACGGCTGACCGCGCAGCGCGTGCCGCGCCGTACGTTCACGCACCGCAAGCACGGCGCCTTCTCCTCCGAGCCCCATCATTTGATGCCCGGTAACGAAGCGCTCAAGGGGCATCCCGTCGAGAAGTGGCTCGCCACCCGGGCCTCGGGCTCGGAGGTCGAGGCGGATACCGGCTTCGACATCAACTCGCACTTCAACGGCGTCTGGCTGCCGTCCGTGCCCGTGAGCTTCGTCGGAGTGTCGGGTTGGAGCTGGCTAGACCCGGACTGCCAGCAAATGGCCATCGACCTGATGATGACGGTTTGCCTCCAGTTCCATAAAGGCAACCACACCAACAAGGGAGGCCTCGACAGGGCCAGCTCCCAGCCGGACCGGTGCTACATCAATATGGTGGAGGAGCGGCTCGATGACGTTGTCGAGCATGTTGATGAGTGGGTGGACAAGTTCTGCCCCGTCGCGAAGAAGGCCAAGAAGAAAAAGCGGCCACCGCCTTTCTTCCTCAATGATCTGCTCTATCGCTACGTGTCCGCCTACATGATGAAGGAGGTTTCCGGCGCTCCAGAAAAGTGGAAGGTCTTCATCTCGCGCGTCGCGTTCGCAGCAAGCGAAAAGGCTAAAGCAAAGTCCAAGAAGCGACCGAGGGCCGCGAGTTCGTCGGCCAGCAAGCGCCCAAGAAAATGA
- a CDS encoding DUF2169 family type VI secretion system accessory protein: protein MLQVLRDMPFVPGLFLFPDEKGVETLYAVVKATFSLHGDTLRVAEEQAPILAADEHWGAPETSSLKYASEAHLRKPGTDVVLVGAAHAPGGKPVSTCLVSVAVGPLKKVLQVFGERVWTGGLLSPGPSRPEPFVKMPLIYERAFGGLHVVDAKAGRVLGEPRNPVGRGFRGKSAASEMLGQPLPNVEDPGALIGSISDTPAPMGVGFVAPGWEPRRSFAGTYDEAWQRRRAPFLPVDFKPEFFRAASAGLGTPSFLRGGEPVHLVNVSPRGVHRFALPRCGLDVRLTIAGRSSPLEMRLETVLLEPSESRVCLLWRGALACDKKVLQVEEAVFRLDSLEGAAG, encoded by the coding sequence ATGCTCCAGGTCCTCCGAGACATGCCGTTCGTTCCAGGCCTCTTCCTCTTCCCCGACGAGAAGGGCGTGGAGACGCTGTACGCGGTGGTGAAGGCCACCTTCTCACTGCACGGCGACACCCTGCGCGTCGCGGAGGAGCAGGCCCCCATCCTCGCCGCCGATGAGCACTGGGGCGCACCGGAGACCTCCAGCCTCAAGTACGCCAGCGAGGCACATCTGCGGAAGCCCGGCACCGACGTGGTGCTGGTGGGGGCGGCGCATGCCCCTGGTGGCAAGCCGGTGTCCACGTGCCTGGTGTCCGTCGCGGTGGGGCCGCTGAAGAAGGTCCTTCAGGTCTTCGGTGAGCGCGTCTGGACAGGAGGGTTGCTGTCGCCTGGCCCCTCCCGGCCCGAGCCCTTCGTGAAGATGCCGCTCATCTACGAGCGGGCCTTCGGTGGCCTCCACGTGGTGGACGCGAAGGCGGGGCGCGTGCTGGGCGAGCCTCGCAACCCCGTCGGCCGGGGCTTCCGGGGCAAGAGCGCCGCCTCGGAGATGCTCGGTCAGCCGCTGCCGAACGTGGAAGACCCGGGGGCGCTCATCGGAAGCATCTCGGACACGCCCGCTCCCATGGGGGTGGGTTTCGTGGCGCCGGGCTGGGAGCCCCGGCGTTCCTTCGCCGGCACGTACGACGAGGCGTGGCAGCGGCGGCGCGCCCCGTTCCTCCCCGTGGACTTCAAGCCTGAGTTCTTCCGGGCCGCCTCGGCGGGACTGGGGACGCCGTCCTTCCTGCGTGGTGGCGAGCCGGTGCACCTGGTGAACGTCTCGCCCCGGGGCGTCCACCGCTTCGCCCTGCCCCGCTGCGGGCTGGACGTGCGGCTCACCATCGCCGGAAGGAGCTCTCCCCTGGAGATGCGGCTGGAGACGGTGCTGCTCGAGCCCTCGGAGTCCCGGGTCTGCCTGCTGTGGCGAGGGGCACTGGCGTGTGACAAGAAGGTGCTCCAGGTGGAGGAGGCCGTCTTCCGGCTGGACTCCCTGGAAGGCGCCGCGGGCTGA
- a CDS encoding DUF2135 domain-containing protein: MLPVILAVLLSQAAPAAPANPRQQGVPIGKGKTLPTVRLTAPSGGWTVDRMMRVEGTISDTTIDPVVVSINGDRYLMRTYGGRFSRKFPAASGKNIVTVMATNQAGTARTQATSYAQIPPVPFKVVLTSDTDGVYTDLHIYEPTDSSEAGDQLQVGEMAHVYWADTESPSGGTFFLNEQGGDFDQPAYGPYLYIHRAPPKGVYLVATNYWPSGDKAHTVATLNLALFEGTPNEIRRMVRIPLATPGTTRVLAWVNVLGDGQAEVYVPAQDPKPKHPDWPTNLAEALKELQTSGDSGGEGEGY, encoded by the coding sequence ATGCTTCCCGTCATCCTTGCCGTGCTGCTGTCCCAGGCAGCACCCGCAGCCCCCGCCAACCCGCGCCAGCAGGGCGTGCCCATCGGCAAGGGCAAGACGCTGCCCACCGTCCGCCTCACCGCGCCTTCCGGCGGCTGGACGGTGGACCGGATGATGCGCGTCGAGGGCACCATCAGCGACACCACCATCGACCCGGTGGTGGTCTCCATCAACGGCGACCGCTACCTCATGCGCACCTACGGCGGTCGCTTCAGCCGCAAGTTCCCCGCCGCCAGCGGGAAGAACATCGTCACGGTGATGGCCACCAACCAGGCCGGCACCGCGCGCACCCAGGCGACGAGCTACGCGCAGATTCCGCCCGTCCCCTTCAAGGTCGTCCTCACCAGCGACACCGACGGCGTCTACACCGACCTGCACATCTACGAGCCCACCGACTCCAGCGAGGCCGGTGACCAGCTCCAGGTGGGGGAGATGGCCCACGTGTACTGGGCCGACACCGAGAGCCCCTCCGGCGGCACCTTCTTCCTCAACGAGCAGGGCGGTGACTTCGACCAGCCCGCCTACGGCCCGTACCTCTACATCCACCGCGCGCCGCCCAAGGGCGTGTACCTGGTGGCCACCAACTACTGGCCCAGCGGCGACAAGGCCCACACCGTGGCCACCCTCAACCTCGCGCTCTTCGAGGGCACGCCGAACGAAATCCGCCGCATGGTGCGCATTCCGCTGGCCACCCCGGGCACCACCCGCGTGCTGGCCTGGGTGAACGTGCTCGGCGACGGACAGGCCGAGGTGTACGTGCCCGCGCAGGACCCCAAGCCCAAGCACCCGGACTGGCCCACCAACCTGGCGGAGGCCCTCAAGGAGCTTCAGACCAGCGGCGACAGCGGCGGCGAAGGCGAAGGCTACTGA
- a CDS encoding DUF4150 domain-containing protein produces MPVFANGRGIAHAGTSGMSTVLPDVCKTPSPAGPVPIPYPNIAKSSDTAKGPKSVTIEGNMPAVKGAQYQTSTGDEAGSAGGGVMSSSTKGPAEFMMYSFDVKFEGKNVCRLGDPLFHNKKNTMG; encoded by the coding sequence ATGCCTGTCTTCGCCAATGGCCGCGGCATCGCCCACGCCGGGACTTCGGGGATGAGCACCGTCCTGCCAGATGTCTGCAAGACACCATCACCGGCGGGCCCGGTTCCCATCCCCTATCCCAACATCGCGAAGTCCTCGGACACCGCGAAGGGGCCCAAGTCCGTCACCATCGAGGGGAACATGCCCGCGGTGAAGGGCGCGCAGTACCAGACCTCCACGGGCGACGAGGCCGGCTCGGCAGGCGGCGGGGTGATGAGCAGCTCCACCAAGGGCCCCGCTGAGTTCATGATGTATTCGTTCGACGTGAAGTTCGAAGGGAAGAACGTGTGCCGGCTCGGCGACCCGCTCTTCCACAACAAGAAGAACACGATGGGTTAG
- a CDS encoding DUF1175 family protein — protein MLALSLLLLLEATAPAAPAPETRDVLLRRHVASVALAQLRKQDAAWHPDQRDCAGLIRFAYRVAYKNVAPERLATPLWKNERGQPSDFADAETLLGQSFTPLGRDDATREALRTGDILAFRQEHDSGTVFHLMLVVRPEDRAHAPARVVYHPGEKGAAVRTGLLHNLATEAPLEWRPVPNNAGFLGFFRFKEWMP, from the coding sequence ATGCTCGCCCTGTCCCTGCTCCTGCTGCTGGAGGCGACCGCACCCGCGGCGCCCGCGCCCGAGACGCGCGACGTGCTGCTGCGGCGGCACGTGGCGAGCGTGGCGCTCGCGCAGCTTCGCAAGCAGGACGCCGCATGGCACCCGGACCAGCGCGACTGCGCGGGCCTCATCCGCTTCGCCTACCGCGTCGCGTACAAGAATGTCGCCCCGGAGCGGCTCGCCACCCCGCTGTGGAAGAACGAGCGCGGCCAGCCCTCGGACTTCGCGGACGCGGAGACGCTGCTCGGCCAGAGCTTCACGCCGCTGGGCCGTGACGACGCCACGCGCGAGGCGCTGCGCACGGGCGACATCCTCGCCTTCCGCCAGGAGCACGACTCCGGCACCGTCTTCCACCTGATGCTGGTGGTGCGCCCGGAGGACCGGGCCCACGCGCCCGCTCGCGTCGTCTACCACCCGGGGGAGAAGGGCGCCGCGGTGCGCACCGGACTCCTCCACAACCTTGCCACCGAGGCGCCGCTGGAGTGGCGCCCGGTGCCGAACAACGCCGGCTTCCTCGGCTTCTTCCGCTTCAAGGAGTGGATGCCATGA